The Candidatus Paceibacter sp. DNA segment TGGAGCCGTTTAAGGTGAGCAAGTCCACGCCGAGTCTTTCCACGTTTAAATCCAAATATCCCGGCGCCTGGCAGGCATCGGTGTGGAAAAACGGCTTTGTAGGCTTTTGCCCGGGCAAAGCTTTTTTAAAATTGCGAATAACTTTGGCGATTTCTTTAATCGGCTGAACAGTGCCAATCTCATTATTAGCGTACATTATCGTTACCAAAATCGTCTCCGGCTTCAGGGCCTTTTTGACATCATCGGGGTTTACCACACCGTCTTTGCCGACATCAAGATAAGTCACTTCAAACCCTTGCGTTTCCAAAAACTTGCAGGCGTTTAAAACAGCGTGGTGTTCAAATTTAGTGGTGATGATGTGAGGGCGCGGAGTGTAAGAAGTGAATCCTGAAGCAATATCGCTTTCCGTAGACTTCCCCTTGCTGTCCGTCCTTAAGGAAAGCGATTTGCCGAAGGATTCAAGAAAATTTCTAGCCACTCCAAAAATAGCCAGATTATCGCTTTCCGTTCCGCCGTTGGTGAAAATAATTTCTTTCGCTCGCGCGCCTAAAACTTTAGCCGCGTCTTCCCGCGCCTGTTCTATCGCTTGCCTGGCAACAAGCCCTTCCTTATACAAAGCGTTCGGATTGCCGAAGTCTTCAACCCAAAAAGGCATCATCGCCTTTTTGACGCGCTTATCCATCGGCGCCGCCGCCGCGTGGTCCATGTATATTCTTTTTATGGATGTTTTTTTAGCCATTGACAAACCATTATATCTGGCGCAAAAATTATTGCA contains these protein-coding regions:
- a CDS encoding cysteine desulfurase encodes the protein MKRIYMDHAAAAPMDKRVKKAMMPFWVEDFGNPNALYKEGLVARQAIEQAREDAAKVLGARAKEIIFTNGGTESDNLAIFGVARNFLESFGKSLSLRTDSKGKSTESDIASGFTSYTPRPHIITTKFEHHAVLNACKFLETQGFEVTYLDVGKDGVVNPDDVKKALKPETILVTIMYANNEIGTVQPIKEIAKVIRNFKKALPGQKPTKPFFHTDACQAPGYLDLNVERLGVDLLTLNGSKIYGPKGTGLLYVKDGVKLQPLLYGGEQERKLRPGTENVTGIVGLAEALKIADTEKEKEAKRLSTLRDYFTQRLTTEISKTVLNGHPSERLPNNVNVSILDVEGEAVILYLDEKGVACSTGSACTSESLEPSHVIMAIGRPHAYAHGAMRFSLGRSTTKKDIDYVMKVLPPIVEKLRSMSPTNIEVKS